In Nothobranchius furzeri strain GRZ-AD chromosome 18, NfurGRZ-RIMD1, whole genome shotgun sequence, a single genomic region encodes these proteins:
- the LOC107392438 gene encoding sushi domain-containing protein 4 isoform X1, giving the protein MMYNGVLEFISSPSWSHTSTVKQPILLLLVLTLASTGQGSGCVRPYMVQNSWVNLTDTNRGLFPVGTVLQYNCDPGYLPNGPSILICTTIGMWSSEPPQCIRSGACLPLSKPENGGYTCHPSPCRLFSHGTIIEFICNEGFALSGDYPYLTCQDGQWDGPMEISCVSKGCIRPSVVQHGSTNLTDTNTSLFPVGTVLQYSCDPGYLLVGRSILTCTTIGDWSSNLPRCIRSDVCQPPYQPENGGYTCHPSPCRRFSQGTVVQYFCDEGYVLKGDNKFRTCHYGKWDNLSPISCLIKQGCVRPLMVEHGSSNLTDINNSLFPISTVLQYSCDPGYLLEGPSFLTCATPGHWSSEPPRCIRSDVCQTPYQPENGGYTCHPYPCRSLSHGMVIEYFCDEGYILKGDYKYLTCQYGEWDSQVKLSCVMEQDRNPALPLGMPALSLVASTASSVAFILLLVVVFVLLQPKLKSFHRRDYCLSGQPVTIMVEGVQVTLPSYEEAVSSSGASTLSSESRVQIVLSEGQHATTAEAGPTRPSSLKQQQSEMAVVHAGLPSSSFSPSAWEHGGAAGGMSSHRRPSAASDQQSLLLDSEMDYSDDMPLLKEA; this is encoded by the exons ATGATGTACAATGGAGTGTTAGAGTTTATTTCCAGTCCTAGTTGGTCACACACATCAACCGTTAAACAGCCCATCTTGTTGCTGCTGGTTCTGACTCTAGCGTCCACCGGGCAAGGTTCAG GATGTGTGAGGCCATATATGGTCCAGAACAGCTGGGTAAATCTCACAGACACCAACAGGGGCTTGTTTCCCGTGGGCACAGTTCTGCAGTACAACTGTGACCCGGGTTACCTGCCAAATGGACCCAGCATCCTCATCTGCACCACAATTGGAATGTGGTCCTCTGAACCTCCTCAGTGCATACGCAGTGGTG CATGCCTACCCCTCTCCAAACCTGAGAATGGGGGCTACACCTGCCATCCATCCCCATGTCGACTCTTTTCCCACGGCACCATAATCGAGTTCATCTGTAATGAGGGCTTTGCTCTCAGTGGAGACTATCCCTACCTGACGTGTCAGGATGGACAATGGGATGGACCCATGGAGATCAGTTGTGTAAGCAAAG GTTGCATACGGCCCTCTGTGGTGCAGCATGGCTCAACTAATCTGACAGACACAAACACCAGCCTGTTTCCAGTTGGCACAGTGCTCCAGTACAGCTGTGACCCAGGCTACCTGCTGGTTGGTCGCAGCATCCTCACCTGCACGACTATCGGGGACTGGTCCTCTAATCTTCCCCGCTGCATACGCAGTGATG tttgtcagcctcCCTATCAGCCGGAAAATGGAGGCTACACGTGCCACCCCTCCCCATGCAGACGATTTTCTCAAGGCACTGTGGTGCAGTATTTCTGTGATGAAGGTTACGTTCTGAAAGGAGACAACAAGTTCCGAACCTGTCACTATGGGAAATGGGACAACCTGTCGCCAATCAGCTGCCTTATCAAACAAG GGTGTGTAAGACCTTTGATGGTGGAGCACGGCTCTAGTAACCTGACAGACATCAACAACAGCTTGTTCCCCATCAGTACAGTTCTACAGTACAGCTGTGATCCTGGTTACCTGCTGGAGGGACCCAGTTTTCTTACCTGTGCCACACCTGGACACTGGTCCTCTGAGCCTCCCCGCTGTATACGGAGTGAtg TATGCCAGACCCCATATCAGCCCGAGAATGGAGGTTACACATGCCACCCTTACCCATGCCGTAGTCTTTCTCATGGAATGGTGATCGAGTACTTCTGTGATGAAGGCTATATTCTGAAGGGAGACTATAAGTACCTCACCTGTCAGTATGGAGAGTGGGACAGCCAGGTGAAGCTGAGCTGCGTCATGGAGCAAG ATCGGAATCCCGCTTTGCCTTTAGGGATGCCAGCTCTGTCCCTAGTTGCTTCCACCGCAAGCTCAGTGGCTTTCATCCTGCTTCTGGTGGTTGTGTTTGTGCTTCTGCAGCCTAAACTCAAGTCCTTCCATCG ACGGGATTACTGTCTGTCCGGGCAGCCCGTGACGATCATGGTGGAAGGTGTCCAGGTGACCTTGCCTTCCTACGAGGAGGCCGTGAGCAGCAGCGGAGCCTCAACACTCAGCTCCGAGTCTCGAGTCCAGATAGTCCTGTCTGAGGGTCAGCATGCCACAACAGCGGAAGCTGGCCCCACCAGGCCCTCCTCCCTCAAACAGCAGCAGTCGGAGATGGCTGTGGTCCACGCTGGGTTGCCGTCCTCTTCCTTTTCACCTTCTGCTTGGGAGCACGGAGGCGCCGCAGGAGGCATGTCCTCACATCGACGGCCTTCTGCAGCCAGCGACCAACAAAGCCTGTTGTTAGACTCTGAGATGGACTACTCAGATG ATATGCCGCTACTGAAGGAGGCCTGA
- the LOC107392438 gene encoding sushi domain-containing protein 4 isoform X2 yields the protein MMYNGVLEFISSPSWSHTSTVKQPILLLLVLTLASTGQGSGCVRPYMVQNSWVNLTDTNRGLFPVGTVLQYNCDPGYLPNGPSILICTTIGMWSSEPPQCIRSGACLPLSKPENGGYTCHPSPCRLFSHGTIIEFICNEGFALSGDYPYLTCQDGQWDGPMEISCVSKGCIRPSVVQHGSTNLTDTNTSLFPVGTVLQYSCDPGYLLVGRSILTCTTIGDWSSNLPRCIRSDVCQPPYQPENGGYTCHPSPCRRFSQGTVVQYFCDEGYVLKGDNKFRTCHYGKWDNLSPISCLIKQGCVRPLMVEHGSSNLTDINNSLFPISTVLQYSCDPGYLLEGPSFLTCATPGHWSSEPPRCIRSDVCQTPYQPENGGYTCHPYPCRSLSHGMVIEYFCDEGYILKGDYKYLTCQYGEWDSQVKLSCVMEQGMPALSLVASTASSVAFILLLVVVFVLLQPKLKSFHRRDYCLSGQPVTIMVEGVQVTLPSYEEAVSSSGASTLSSESRVQIVLSEGQHATTAEAGPTRPSSLKQQQSEMAVVHAGLPSSSFSPSAWEHGGAAGGMSSHRRPSAASDQQSLLLDSEMDYSDDMPLLKEA from the exons ATGATGTACAATGGAGTGTTAGAGTTTATTTCCAGTCCTAGTTGGTCACACACATCAACCGTTAAACAGCCCATCTTGTTGCTGCTGGTTCTGACTCTAGCGTCCACCGGGCAAGGTTCAG GATGTGTGAGGCCATATATGGTCCAGAACAGCTGGGTAAATCTCACAGACACCAACAGGGGCTTGTTTCCCGTGGGCACAGTTCTGCAGTACAACTGTGACCCGGGTTACCTGCCAAATGGACCCAGCATCCTCATCTGCACCACAATTGGAATGTGGTCCTCTGAACCTCCTCAGTGCATACGCAGTGGTG CATGCCTACCCCTCTCCAAACCTGAGAATGGGGGCTACACCTGCCATCCATCCCCATGTCGACTCTTTTCCCACGGCACCATAATCGAGTTCATCTGTAATGAGGGCTTTGCTCTCAGTGGAGACTATCCCTACCTGACGTGTCAGGATGGACAATGGGATGGACCCATGGAGATCAGTTGTGTAAGCAAAG GTTGCATACGGCCCTCTGTGGTGCAGCATGGCTCAACTAATCTGACAGACACAAACACCAGCCTGTTTCCAGTTGGCACAGTGCTCCAGTACAGCTGTGACCCAGGCTACCTGCTGGTTGGTCGCAGCATCCTCACCTGCACGACTATCGGGGACTGGTCCTCTAATCTTCCCCGCTGCATACGCAGTGATG tttgtcagcctcCCTATCAGCCGGAAAATGGAGGCTACACGTGCCACCCCTCCCCATGCAGACGATTTTCTCAAGGCACTGTGGTGCAGTATTTCTGTGATGAAGGTTACGTTCTGAAAGGAGACAACAAGTTCCGAACCTGTCACTATGGGAAATGGGACAACCTGTCGCCAATCAGCTGCCTTATCAAACAAG GGTGTGTAAGACCTTTGATGGTGGAGCACGGCTCTAGTAACCTGACAGACATCAACAACAGCTTGTTCCCCATCAGTACAGTTCTACAGTACAGCTGTGATCCTGGTTACCTGCTGGAGGGACCCAGTTTTCTTACCTGTGCCACACCTGGACACTGGTCCTCTGAGCCTCCCCGCTGTATACGGAGTGAtg TATGCCAGACCCCATATCAGCCCGAGAATGGAGGTTACACATGCCACCCTTACCCATGCCGTAGTCTTTCTCATGGAATGGTGATCGAGTACTTCTGTGATGAAGGCTATATTCTGAAGGGAGACTATAAGTACCTCACCTGTCAGTATGGAGAGTGGGACAGCCAGGTGAAGCTGAGCTGCGTCATGGAGCAAG GGATGCCAGCTCTGTCCCTAGTTGCTTCCACCGCAAGCTCAGTGGCTTTCATCCTGCTTCTGGTGGTTGTGTTTGTGCTTCTGCAGCCTAAACTCAAGTCCTTCCATCG ACGGGATTACTGTCTGTCCGGGCAGCCCGTGACGATCATGGTGGAAGGTGTCCAGGTGACCTTGCCTTCCTACGAGGAGGCCGTGAGCAGCAGCGGAGCCTCAACACTCAGCTCCGAGTCTCGAGTCCAGATAGTCCTGTCTGAGGGTCAGCATGCCACAACAGCGGAAGCTGGCCCCACCAGGCCCTCCTCCCTCAAACAGCAGCAGTCGGAGATGGCTGTGGTCCACGCTGGGTTGCCGTCCTCTTCCTTTTCACCTTCTGCTTGGGAGCACGGAGGCGCCGCAGGAGGCATGTCCTCACATCGACGGCCTTCTGCAGCCAGCGACCAACAAAGCCTGTTGTTAGACTCTGAGATGGACTACTCAGATG ATATGCCGCTACTGAAGGAGGCCTGA